The genomic DNA agagcaatatcacattatttttacatacaattacattattttttacacacaattacccatttatacagttgggtttttactggagcaatctaggtaaagtaccttgctcaagggtacagcagcagtgtcccccactggggattgaacccacgaccctccggtcaagagttcagagccctaaccactactccacactgctgcctattgaGTATTTGTCTCTCATAGTGTAGGTGTGAGTATCTAGTGTCTGTTGGTACACGGTAATATTTCAATAACGTATTTTCATATTAAAAACTATAATTATTAAGTACAATTGGGAAATTCTCAAAATGTGTACTCCaaaaaaaaagtacctttttATTGTGTGTACATTGAAGCTGTGTTATGTaacactttattttcttttttatataccaGTACACTTATTGCATGTATATACTcggaattcattttaaaactttttatttttggtttgttaattgaAAAAGAGTAAAAAAGCTAGTAGTGGAACTCCGAGGTGCACTTCATAATTCTTTACAGTTTATTATGAAACAGCAACAGCACACTGCTTGTATCTCTTCAGCCTCCTTAGTAAGCACAGCTAGGGGCTGCAACACAAAGCAAAATATAATAGTATTAGGCAAAGCAGATGGTGTTCTACCAAGGAAATGGGCGCTGACATTGAAGTGCATATTGctggttttgttgtgttttatttattacatctCATATGTGGATACCAGATAGCACCAACATCTCTGCATGGTATAAGATATTGTATTGGAGTGGCTCAATAAACTGCTGTTTCATAAGCTGCATTACAATAGCCCAACAATTTTAAGTTTTTAAGTTTGTGAAAGGGTGACAGCGGGGggtatttttaaatattgaaacatTTAGTCTCTTGATAATTATATTTTTTAGTGATGATGTTGTAGTTTAAGACTGTCCTTGGTGGCTGAAAGAAGCCATATTGATAACAGTAGTTACAGAGCCAGAAAACCTTAAATAGGTGTACTAAAAAGTTGACTAAATAGTAAATGATTATGCTAAAAAAGGCATTAGTTGCATTATGACTGTACTTCCTACTACTGACTATAGTACCTTGTCCTTAGTCTTTTCAAAGCCATTAAGATagctattttatatttaaaaagatcAAGCTGGAAACAGAGTTAAAAACAGGGCAGTTCAATCGAATCAGCTAACTTAACCTGTGCACTAGAATTGCGGTGAAGAATTCATAAAGACATTATGCCTTGAAAAAGTGGAACAAACTTTGCTCTATAGCTGAAGCTTATTGTAGAATAATGTAAAATTAACCTGTTGGTGAGAAAAGTTTAACTCAAGTTACAGTACAATTTCCCATCTACAGTATGCATTACATCCACTTAATAccctaaattaaattatataaaatactaGCATCCAACCCAAGTTTACATTCACCAGTGGCTGGATTAAGATAGCAAGGTTTGACCAAGCTTGTCATTTCTAGTGTACACTGAGGTATCGCATTGTTTGGCTGTTGTTTCTCCTCCACTCCCCTGTATGCCTGGTGTCATCACATTTATGACATACTGTCTATTGTCATGCCTGGAAGCCATTAAAATGTTGAAAGCATAGTACTGTACATTCAGGCTTGATGTCTGTTTTCCATAAATCTTTATGATACATATCTGCCCCTTTTCTCACCAATCTGCCAACAAGATTGCTGCCATGTTATAATAAAGCACATGAAAAATTCCCCAGAGAAGAAGTTTTGTTCCAGAAGAAATCATCAGTCAAGGATAAGAATGACACCCCTGAGTCTATGGAGTTTTACAGTGTTAAGTGATATTTTCTGTCAGAATTTGCTTCAGCAACAGCCCCTCAGCTAATGAACACAAAAGAATGGTGTTCTTTATCACAAATCTCTCCAGATAACTCATACCCTTCCATGTACTTTCTACTTGACTTTATCAGTCATTCCTGACCTTCTCGTTTTTGCAGCTATATCCATTAGTTTTCAATTTGCATATAATATTAGTCCATCAGAGTGATGGATTTAGTTACAGTGTGAATTTATCAATGGCGTACAGTTTTAGTTTTCAGCTCCCAACAGATCACTGCTACTGCTACTTTTTTCTTTGCAGTGTTATAAATGTTTCAgttcagttgttttgttttttatagggAAGTAAGCTGAAGCTATGGAGGACTGCTTACATACGTCTTCTGAAAACCTGTCAAAGCTGGTGAGCTGGGCCCACAGCCATGGGACGATCTGCAGCCTCATCCCCAACCTGAAGCACCTGCTGTCTGAGGGCTCCCATGGGAACCTGACAGCCATGTGGGGCTGTACCGCCGGTCATGCTTACCACTGGCCTCTGACGGCTACCTGTCGGGCCGGATCCCAGGAACGCATGTGCTATCAGGACAGCCGCAGCTTCAACTCAGACAGTGCCAGCATTAGTGGGGCGGCCTCCGAAACGCAGCCCAGTCCCGGGGAGAGATTCCCAGGAAGGACGGTGAAAGCCAAGGTGGACTGCAACCGGACCCAAGACTCCTGCGACTTCTCCAACTGCAGTGAGCCTTCAGAAGTAGAAGACAATATGGAGGAATATGAGGATGAGAACGCCTTGTTTGACATGGTGTGTGAGTCCTCTCCAACGGACGAGGACAGTGACTTTGAAACCCAGCTGCtcagacagcagcagcacagtGCCCCTCAGAAGAGGCCCAACACAAGCCCACTTCCTTCTGGTGCAGAGAGCAAACCTTCCTGCCAAAACATGGAGGATAGCGGCAGCAGTGGAGGAGACAACATGATCGTGAAGAAGATAAAGCAGGAGATGCCTGAGGACTACTACATTGTCGCCGATGCTGAGCTTACTGGGGGTATCAATGGCCCCGCTTTGTCCCTCACTCAGACACCAAAGCAGTCCCAAACCCCTCTCCCAGGACCTTCATCATACACCGTGCCTCATATGCCACCCACATTGGCGTCTCCCATCCTCAGTGTCGAGAATGACACTCAAGGAGTCTCTATCTCTCCCCCAATCAGTTCACATGGTATGATTCCAATGTCTGTAAGGGGCCCTGTTGCGGGACACTGTAGACTTGTGACGAATGTCCAGGCTTCCAGCCAGCCGTTGACCCATCAGATGCCAGTCAGTACATCTGGAGCCAACCAGCAAATCAACATTCCCTTATCGGCCTTGCAGATTCCAGGGCAGACTGAGCATGTCCCAATAGAAGAGCTTGTCAAACCGTCCCCCAAACCAGTGGCTTCCTGCGAGGTTGCTCTTTCTCCCTCCATGATCACTGAGCCGGAAGTCAGCTCCAGCCAGCAGCAAAATAATGCCTCTGTAGCTTTTGCAATGGATGGTAACACTGAAGCAGCATCAGGTAAGACTCCTCAGAGTGTGTCGTTCATGTGCACAGTAAGACATAGGTGTTCTCGCCAGATGTGGGAGAGTTTTAGTTTTGTCTGAAAGGTGACAGCATGGTATGTGAGAGGTGGTTTACGTAAGTAATCTTTAAAATGTTACATGACATAAACAACCCACCTGAGTATCAAAGATTCAGTACCATGTAAGCTTGAGTAACTAACAGCAAA from Acipenser ruthenus chromosome 2, fAciRut3.2 maternal haplotype, whole genome shotgun sequence includes the following:
- the LOC117421413 gene encoding uncharacterized protein KIAA1958 isoform X2, producing MEDCLHTSSENLSKLVSWAHSHGTICSLIPNLKHLLSEGSHGNLTAMWGCTAGHAYHWPLTATCRAGSQERMCYQDSRSFNSDSASISGAASETQPSPGERFPGRTVKAKVDCNRTQDSCDFSNCSEPSEVEDNMEEYEDENALFDMVCESSPTDEDSDFETQLLRQQQHSAPQKRPNTSPLPSGAESKPSCQNMEDSGSSGGDNMIVKKIKQEMPEDYYIVADAELTGGINGPALSLTQTPKQSQTPLPGPSSYTVPHMPPTLASPILSVENDTQGVSISPPISSHGMIPMSVRGPVAGHCRLVTNVQASSQPLTHQMPVSTSGANQQINIPLSALQIPGQTEHVPIEELVKPSPKPVASCEVALSPSMITEPEVSSSQQQNNASVAFAMDGNTEAASDIDERQAEANREQNEKTIRSTQTSLRNFREDTKLNKFPVFNFNDELKDLCVSAVSANTTKATLYALNVWRYWCMTKGLKDYMDITKIPAPKLNELLGDFYVSVKKTDGSDFLATSLHAIRRGLDRMLKNAGVGFSITSSIFNSSSQKLKEKLHVLSKAGMSGARSRNIIYFSLNDEEEMWRTGCLGDEGPVALLSTVVKYNSQFFNMRTLQEHADLMFGDVELLKDRDNRPFFGRTDSVKREKRVGSNTKVCYGQVYHEHSRGQKRCPYCLLYKYMYTHRPPTLMDPCSPFYLAARKEMCSVNGVWYEEQRMGLRSLRGVVPKLAKKVRLEQCDNFTFVSFTQASRKFSHINHL
- the LOC117421413 gene encoding uncharacterized protein KIAA1958 isoform X1 — encoded protein: MEDCLHTSSENLSKLVSWAHSHGTICSLIPNLKHLLSEGSHGNLTAMWGCTAGHAYHWPLTATCRAGSQERMCYQDSRSFNSDSASISGAASETQPSPGERFPGRTVKAKVDCNRTQDSCDFSNCSEPSEVEDNMEEYEDENALFDMVCESSPTDEDSDFETQLLRQQQHSAPQKRPNTSPLPSGAESKPSCQNMEDSGSSGGDNMIVKKIKQEMPEDYYIVADAELTGGINGPALSLTQTPKQSQTPLPGPSSYTVPHMPPTLASPILSVENDTQGVSISPPISSHGMIPMSVRGPVAGHCRLVTNVQASSQPLTHQMPVSTSGANQQINIPLSALQIPGQTEHVPIEELVKPSPKPVASCEVALSPSMITEPEVSSSQQQNNASVAFAMDGNTEAASGYHAKLNKFPVFNFNDELKDLCVSAVSANTTKATLYALNVWRYWCMTKGLKDYMDITKIPAPKLNELLGDFYVSVKKTDGSDFLATSLHAIRRGLDRMLKNAGVGFSITSSIFNSSSQKLKEKLHVLSKAGMSGARSRNIIYFSLNDEEEMWRTGCLGDEGPVALLSTVVKYNSQFFNMRTLQEHADLMFGDVELLKDRDNRPFFGRTDSVKREKRVGSNTKVCYGQVYHEHSRGQKRCPYCLLYKYMYTHRPPTLMDPCSPFYLAARKEMCSVNGVWYEEQRMGLRSLRGVVPKLAKKVRLEQCDNFTFVSFTQASRKFSHINHL